In Oncorhynchus nerka isolate Pitt River linkage group LG26, Oner_Uvic_2.0, whole genome shotgun sequence, one DNA window encodes the following:
- the LOC115117915 gene encoding cell adhesion molecule DSCAM-like produces MWISVCLISSLLHITAGCTILVTNYGKITVYSGQSVLLPCSCSNTQAKPPSFTWTKLRGQQTPEIIPTQSDLYRGRVEMFNSTSPGNLSVLLSHVTEDDQGWYRCQISHEKYSDVELTVEGCTLSEPRSRVVNASPGQFVLLPCSCSNTQAKPPSFTWTKLRGQQTPEIISPQSDLYKGRVELFNSTSPGNLSVLLSHVIEDDQGWYRCQISETQMTDVKIDIQRKYHPLTTTTTKHPPLTQPNGRDITTFLIPTTSPKGADTVGTSEEDPSASPQQYNTIQYTLLAVLPVILIITGVAWYIYKRNKGKKNTGEKSSGSKTEGEKKDDPSVMYDTVQEPRNNNQEETTTPLSAPEDPSVTYSTIVYMKGKRNAAVSLESGGKTEYATIKTGTFS; encoded by the exons ATGTGGATCTCTGTGTGTCTGATCAGCTCTTTACTTCATATCACTGCAG GCTGCACTATATTAGTCACTAACTATGGTAAGATCACTGTCTACTCAGGCCAGTCTGTTCTCCTGCCCTGCTCCTGTAGTAATACCCAGGCTAAACCTCCCAGCTTCACATGGACTAAACTCAGAGGTCAACAGACACCTGAGATAATACCAACCCAGAGTGATCTGTACAGAGGCAGAGTGGAGATGTTTAATAGCACCTCTCCTGGgaacctctctgtcctcctctcacaCGTCACCGAGGACGATCAGGGGTGGTACAGGTGCCAAATCAGCCATGAAAAATACAGCGACGTCGAACTCACTGTTGAAG GCTGCACTCTGTCAGAACCTCGATCAAGGGTGGTCAATGCATCCCCAGGCCAGTTTGTTCTCCTGCCCTGCTCCTGTAGTAATACCCAGGCTAAACCTCCCAGCTTCACATGGACTAAACTCAGAGGTCAACAGACACCTGAGATAATATCTCCCCAGAGTGATCTCTACAAAGGCAGAGTGGAGCTGTTTAATAGCACCTCTCCTGGgaacctctctgtcctcctctcacaCGTCATCGAGGACGATCAGGGGTGGTACAGGTGCCAAATCAGTGAGACTCAAATGACAGACGTCAAAATTGATATTCAAA GGAAATACCATCCTCTCACAACCACTACCACCAAACATCCACCATTAACTCAACCAAATGGACGAGACATTACAACATTCCTAATACCAACAACGTCACCTAAAG GGGCAGACACAGTGGGGACTTCAGAAGAAGATCCATCTGCTTCccctcaacaatacaatacaatccaATACACCTTACTGGCTGTTCTACCAGTCATACTGATCATCACTGGAGTGGCTTGGTACATATACAAGAGAAACAAAG GAAAGAAAAACACAGGAGAGAAAAGTAGTGGGAGcaaaacagaaggagagaaaaag gaTGATCCCTCTGTAATGTATGATACGGTTCAAGAACCCAGAAACAACAACcaagaggagacaacaacacccCTCAGTGCTCCA GAGGATCCCTCAGTGACATACTCCACCATCGTCTACATGAAAGGAAAAAGGAACGCAGCAGTGAGTCTGGAGAGCGGTGGAAAAACAGAGTATGCCACTATCAAGACAGGCACGTTCTCCTAG